A genome region from Pseudomonas pergaminensis includes the following:
- the flgE gene encoding flagellar hook protein FlgE — protein MSFNIGLSGLYAANKQLDVTGNNIANVATTGFKSSRAEFADIYAASKLGTGQNSIGNGVNLAAVSQQFTQGDVNGSGGILDMAIQGGGFFVQKGSDGSLEYTRSGAFRADKDGYITNNTGTSRLQGYAADADGKIIKGGLTDLQLNLSNLPPKASTKVDSTSNLNSSEPVIDQVAKPFNPNDTSTFTTQYSTTLYDSQGNAHPMVQYLVKTDGNKWNAYTLIDGRNPNGSAPTGTPSTPPVPSALTFDGAGKLTSVVTGGVSDKTLTITGWVPGTVTNGVWKANGADANPAGIAVNMANITQYNSATYRNPPVTDGYATGQITGLKIDGSGVLFATFSNQQSKAIGQISLASFNNEQGLQPAGGTTWRETFASGQPGYDTPQAGTLGSIVANSLENSNVNLTNELVDLIKAQSNYQANAKTISTQSTIMQTIIQMT, from the coding sequence ATGTCTTTTAACATCGGCCTTAGCGGCCTCTATGCGGCCAACAAACAACTGGACGTGACCGGCAACAACATCGCCAACGTCGCGACCACTGGCTTCAAGTCGTCCCGTGCGGAATTCGCCGACATCTACGCCGCGTCCAAGCTGGGCACCGGCCAGAACAGCATCGGCAACGGTGTGAACCTGGCGGCTGTGTCGCAGCAGTTCACCCAGGGTGACGTCAACGGCAGCGGCGGTATCCTGGACATGGCGATCCAGGGTGGCGGCTTCTTCGTGCAGAAGGGCAGCGACGGTTCGCTGGAGTACACCCGCAGCGGTGCCTTCCGTGCCGACAAAGACGGCTACATCACCAACAACACCGGCACTTCGCGCCTGCAAGGCTACGCGGCAGATGCCGATGGCAAGATCATCAAGGGCGGCCTGACCGACCTGCAACTGAACCTGTCGAACCTGCCGCCCAAGGCCTCCACCAAAGTGGACTCCACCAGTAACCTGAACTCCTCGGAGCCGGTGATCGACCAGGTGGCCAAGCCGTTCAACCCGAACGACACCAGCACCTTTACCACCCAGTACAGCACCACCTTGTACGATTCCCAGGGCAACGCGCACCCGATGGTGCAGTACCTGGTGAAAACCGACGGTAACAAGTGGAATGCCTATACCCTGATCGATGGTCGCAACCCCAACGGTTCGGCGCCAACCGGCACCCCATCGACTCCACCTGTGCCATCGGCCTTGACCTTTGACGGCGCCGGCAAGCTCACCAGTGTGGTCACCGGTGGTGTCTCTGATAAGACCCTGACCATTACCGGTTGGGTTCCTGGCACCGTGACCAACGGTGTGTGGAAGGCCAACGGTGCGGATGCGAACCCAGCAGGGATCGCCGTCAACATGGCCAACATCACCCAGTACAACTCGGCCACCTACCGCAACCCACCGGTCACCGATGGCTACGCCACCGGCCAGATCACCGGCCTGAAAATCGACGGCAGCGGCGTGTTGTTCGCCACGTTCAGCAACCAGCAGAGCAAGGCCATCGGCCAGATCTCCCTGGCCAGCTTCAACAACGAGCAGGGCCTGCAGCCAGCCGGCGGTACTACCTGGAGAGAGACCTTCGCCTCCGGCCAGCCGGGTTACGACACCCCGCAAGCCGGTACCCTGGGTTCGATCGTGGCCAACTCCCTGGAGAACTCCAACGTCAACCTGACCAACGAGCTGGTGGACCTGATCAAGGCCCAGAGCAACTATCAGGCGAACGCCAAGACCATCTCCACCCAGAGCACCATCATGCAGACCATCATTCAGATGACCTGA
- the flgD gene encoding flagellar hook assembly protein FlgD, with protein sequence MAIVDTSNNTPVQDLFNSKVKTATDNASSLGDASKAATGKQALGKDAFLQLLVTQLKNQNPLSPQDNGAFVAQLAQFSSLEGINTLNDSVNAISSNFSSSQALQASSLVGRSIIIQTDKAMVDTSKSMTGSVAVTSAVGNVSVKITDKDGNVVRTIDMGAQSAGTQNFIWDGKNDKGEVAPAGTYTFNATTKNDKGDSVALATSLPATVTSVTLSKTGGEMLLNLAGGMGSVKLSQIQTIGT encoded by the coding sequence ATGGCCATCGTTGATACGTCAAACAACACGCCGGTCCAGGACCTTTTCAACTCGAAGGTCAAGACTGCGACAGACAACGCCAGTAGCCTCGGCGACGCTTCCAAGGCTGCGACGGGCAAGCAGGCGTTGGGCAAAGATGCGTTCCTGCAACTGCTGGTCACCCAGCTGAAAAACCAGAACCCGCTGTCGCCACAAGACAACGGCGCGTTCGTGGCCCAGTTGGCGCAGTTCAGCAGCCTGGAAGGCATCAACACCCTGAACGACTCGGTGAATGCGATCTCCAGCAACTTCAGCTCGTCGCAGGCGTTGCAGGCCTCGTCGCTGGTCGGGCGCTCGATCATCATCCAGACCGACAAGGCCATGGTTGATACGAGCAAGAGCATGACCGGTTCGGTGGCGGTGACCTCGGCGGTGGGCAACGTCTCCGTCAAGATCACCGACAAAGACGGCAACGTGGTGCGCACCATCGACATGGGGGCCCAGAGCGCCGGCACCCAGAACTTCATCTGGGATGGCAAGAACGACAAGGGCGAAGTTGCCCCGGCGGGCACCTACACCTTCAACGCCACCACCAAGAACGACAAGGGCGACTCCGTTGCCCTGGCCACTTCGCTGCCAGCGACGGTAACGAGCGTGACCCTGAGCAAGACCGGCGGCGAAATGCTGCTGAACCTGGCGGGCGGCATGGGCAGCGTCAAGCTGTCGCAAATTCAGACTATCGGTACATAG
- the flgC gene encoding flagellar basal body rod protein FlgC, with the protein MSLSSVFNIAGSGMSAQTTRLNTVASNIANAETVSSSIDQTYRARHPVFATMFQGGQNGGSDSLFQDQGAAGSGVQVLGVVEDQSNLEARYEPNHPAANEKGYVYYPNVNVVEEMADMISASRSFQTNAEMMNTAKTMMQKVLTLGQ; encoded by the coding sequence ATGTCCCTGTCCAGTGTTTTCAATATTGCCGGCAGTGGCATGAGCGCGCAGACCACGCGTTTGAACACCGTCGCCAGTAACATCGCCAACGCCGAGACCGTGTCTTCGAGCATCGACCAGACCTACCGCGCCCGTCACCCGGTGTTCGCCACCATGTTCCAGGGTGGCCAGAACGGCGGCAGCGATTCGCTGTTCCAGGATCAAGGCGCCGCCGGCTCGGGCGTGCAGGTACTCGGTGTGGTTGAGGACCAGAGCAATCTGGAAGCTCGCTACGAGCCTAACCACCCGGCGGCGAACGAAAAAGGCTACGTGTACTACCCGAACGTCAACGTGGTCGAGGAAATGGCTGACATGATTTCCGCCAGCCGCTCGTTCCAGACCAATGCGGAAATGATGAACACCGCCAAAACCATGATGCAGAAGGTCCTGACCCTGGGTCAGTGA
- the flgB gene encoding flagellar basal body rod protein FlgB: protein MSISFDKALGIHEQALGFRAQRAEVLANNIANADTPNYKARDLDFSAVLAAQQDKTKNGTFALNMTNSRHIEAQGLSNGDESLLYRTPMQPSIDQNTVDAQLEQSAYAENSVNFQASFTLLNSKFKGLMSALRGE, encoded by the coding sequence ATGAGCATCAGCTTCGATAAAGCGCTCGGTATCCACGAACAAGCCCTGGGCTTCCGCGCCCAGCGTGCCGAAGTCCTGGCCAACAACATTGCCAACGCCGACACCCCGAACTACAAGGCTCGGGACCTGGACTTTTCCGCCGTGCTCGCCGCACAGCAGGACAAGACCAAGAACGGCACCTTCGCCTTGAACATGACCAACAGCCGTCATATTGAAGCGCAAGGCCTGAGCAATGGTGACGAGTCGTTGCTGTATCGCACACCGATGCAGCCGTCGATCGACCAGAACACCGTCGACGCCCAGCTGGAGCAATCGGCCTACGCCGAGAACTCGGTAAACTTTCAAGCCAGCTTCACCCTGCTCAACAGCAAATTCAAAGGGCTGATGTCAGCCCTGCGTGGAGAGTAA
- the cheR gene encoding protein-glutamate O-methyltransferase CheR: protein MSTGNLDFEQFRVFLEKACGILLGENKQYLVSSRLNKLMEQQGIKSLGELVQRIQGQPRSGLKEMVVDAMTTNETLWFRDTYPFEVLKSKVLPEAIKASPGQRLRIWSAACSSGQEPYSISMSIDEFERTNMGQLKAGAQIVATDLSGTMLTNCKTGEYDSLALGRGLSQERLQRYFDPKGAGRWAVKAPIKSRVEFRSFNLLDSYASLGKFDMVFCRNVLIYFSAEVKKDILLRIHGTLKRGGYLFLGASEALNGLPDHYQMVQCSPGIIYQAK from the coding sequence TTGTCTACGGGTAATTTGGATTTCGAACAGTTCCGGGTCTTCCTGGAAAAAGCCTGTGGCATATTGCTCGGTGAAAACAAGCAGTACCTGGTATCCAGCCGTCTCAACAAACTGATGGAGCAGCAGGGCATCAAGTCGTTGGGTGAGCTGGTCCAGCGCATCCAGGGGCAGCCGCGCAGCGGGCTCAAGGAAATGGTGGTCGATGCCATGACCACCAACGAAACCCTGTGGTTTCGCGACACCTATCCGTTTGAAGTGCTCAAGAGCAAAGTGCTCCCGGAAGCCATCAAGGCCAGCCCGGGCCAGCGCCTGCGCATCTGGTCGGCGGCCTGTTCCTCGGGGCAGGAACCGTACTCGATTTCGATGTCGATCGATGAGTTCGAGCGGACCAACATGGGCCAGTTGAAGGCTGGGGCGCAAATCGTGGCCACTGACCTGTCCGGCACCATGCTCACCAACTGCAAGACCGGCGAGTACGACAGCCTGGCACTGGGTCGTGGCTTGTCCCAGGAACGCCTGCAACGCTACTTCGACCCGAAAGGGGCGGGGCGTTGGGCGGTCAAGGCGCCGATCAAGAGCCGTGTGGAGTTCCGCTCCTTCAACCTGCTCGACAGCTACGCCAGCCTGGGCAAGTTCGACATGGTGTTCTGCCGCAACGTGCTGATCTATTTCTCGGCCGAGGTGAAGAAAGACATCCTGTTGCGCATCCACGGCACGCTCAAGCGTGGTGGCTACCTGTTCCTCGGTGCTTCCGAAGCGCTGAACGGTTTGCCGGACCATTACCAGATGGTGCAGTGCAGCCCTGGGATCATTTACCAGGCTAAGTAA
- a CDS encoding chemotaxis protein CheV — protein MAGVMDSVNQRTQLVGQNRLELLLFRLDGKQLYGINVFKVREVLQCPKLTIMPKSSPVVCGVANIRGATIPILDLALATGSAGLQDRENPFVIITEYNTKTQGFLVRSVERIVNMNWEEIHPPPKGTGRDHYLTAVTRVDNQLVEIIDVEKILAEVAPTSESISVGVVDAETAHKAISLRVLTVDDSSVARKQVTRCLQTVGVEVVALNDGRQALDYLRKLVDDGKKPEEEFLMMISDIEMPEMDGYTLTAEIRNDPRMQKLHIILHTSLSGVFNQAMVKKVGADDFLAKFRPDDLASRVVDRIKAADHG, from the coding sequence ATGGCAGGAGTAATGGATTCAGTAAACCAGCGCACACAGCTGGTAGGGCAGAATCGCCTGGAGTTGTTGCTTTTTCGCCTGGATGGCAAGCAGCTGTATGGCATCAACGTGTTCAAGGTGCGGGAAGTGTTGCAATGCCCCAAGCTGACGATCATGCCCAAGTCCAGCCCGGTGGTGTGTGGCGTTGCCAACATCCGTGGCGCGACGATCCCGATTCTTGACCTGGCCCTGGCCACCGGTTCCGCGGGTTTGCAGGACCGCGAGAACCCGTTCGTGATCATCACCGAATACAACACCAAGACCCAGGGTTTCCTGGTGCGCTCGGTGGAGCGCATCGTCAACATGAACTGGGAAGAGATCCATCCGCCGCCCAAGGGCACCGGTCGCGATCACTACCTCACGGCGGTGACGCGGGTCGACAACCAGTTGGTGGAAATCATCGACGTGGAGAAGATCCTTGCCGAAGTGGCGCCGACCTCGGAATCGATTTCCGTGGGTGTGGTAGACGCCGAAACCGCGCATAAGGCGATCTCCCTGCGTGTATTGACGGTGGACGACTCCTCGGTGGCGCGTAAACAGGTGACCCGTTGCCTGCAAACCGTCGGCGTGGAAGTGGTGGCCCTCAATGATGGTCGCCAGGCGTTGGATTACCTGCGTAAGCTGGTGGATGACGGCAAGAAACCGGAAGAAGAATTCTTGATGATGATCTCCGACATCGAGATGCCGGAAATGGACGGCTACACCCTCACGGCCGAGATACGTAACGATCCACGCATGCAAAAACTGCATATCATCCTGCATACTTCGTTGTCGGGTGTATTCAACCAGGCGATGGTCAAGAAAGTCGGTGCCGATGACTTCCTGGCCAAATTCCGTCCTGATGACCTCGCATCCCGGGTTGTCGACCGGATCAAGGCAGCAGATCACGGCTAG
- the flgA gene encoding flagellar basal body P-ring formation chaperone FlgA: MDIKTTVSRRPILTRYRRSLCAALALLALGLGATARADNVTLPDLLIGVTQGFLEFTVEDYLATTQTPGRYEIQVNQLDPRLRMPMCDKELTATLESPAQPIGRVTVKVRCDGASPWTVFVPAQVKLFRDVVVVARPLKRTGIIGFEDVVLRERDISMISQGYLTSLDQAVGQKLTRPVVTDQVITLVHLEQAEVIRKGDQVVISASSGALQVKMPGEALSNGGMSEQIRVKNLNSNRVIKARVTAPGQVEVAL; the protein is encoded by the coding sequence ATGGATATTAAAACGACAGTTTCCCGACGCCCCATCCTGACACGTTACCGCAGATCGCTCTGCGCAGCGTTGGCGTTGCTTGCCTTGGGCCTGGGCGCCACGGCCCGCGCAGACAACGTCACCTTGCCTGATCTACTTATCGGCGTCACCCAGGGCTTTCTTGAGTTCACTGTAGAAGATTATCTGGCGACCACCCAGACACCGGGCCGTTACGAAATCCAGGTCAACCAGCTGGACCCGCGCCTGCGCATGCCCATGTGCGACAAGGAATTGACAGCCACCCTGGAAAGCCCCGCCCAACCGATCGGCCGCGTGACGGTCAAGGTCCGCTGCGACGGCGCCTCGCCCTGGACGGTGTTCGTGCCAGCCCAAGTCAAATTGTTCCGCGATGTGGTGGTCGTTGCCCGCCCGCTCAAGCGCACCGGCATCATCGGTTTTGAGGACGTGGTGTTGCGCGAACGCGACATCAGCATGATCAGCCAGGGTTACCTGACGTCCCTCGATCAGGCCGTGGGGCAGAAACTGACCCGACCAGTGGTCACCGACCAGGTCATCACCCTGGTGCATTTGGAACAGGCGGAGGTGATCCGCAAGGGTGATCAGGTGGTGATTTCCGCCAGCAGCGGTGCGCTGCAGGTCAAAATGCCGGGGGAAGCGCTGTCCAACGGCGGCATGAGTGAGCAGATAAGGGTGAAGAACCTCAACTCCAACCGCGTGATCAAGGCACGGGTCACGGCACCTGGCCAGGTAGAGGTGGCTTTATAG
- the flgM gene encoding flagellar biosynthesis anti-sigma factor FlgM, with amino-acid sequence MVIDFSRLNNTPTTSAPTRTTGTKDSVEAKAQPLPAKAEQASASQSGESVHLSNEAQQLQKVTDSLRDQPVVNKARVAELKQAIADGSYKVDSNRVASKLLNFEAER; translated from the coding sequence ATGGTCATCGATTTCAGTCGTTTGAATAACACCCCGACCACGTCGGCCCCTACGCGCACCACCGGCACCAAGGACAGCGTAGAAGCCAAGGCACAGCCACTGCCCGCCAAGGCAGAACAGGCCAGCGCCAGCCAGAGCGGGGAATCCGTACACCTGAGCAATGAGGCTCAACAGTTGCAGAAGGTCACTGACTCGCTGCGCGATCAACCAGTGGTCAATAAAGCCCGTGTGGCCGAATTGAAACAGGCAATCGCCGATGGCAGCTATAAAGTCGACAGCAACCGTGTAGCCAGCAAGCTGCTTAATTTCGAAGCCGAGCGCTAG
- a CDS encoding flagella synthesis protein FlgN: MHHDENLLQLIIDDLAPTQQLLELLREESLALYGRDMPLLEEILARKQSLIVLLEQHGKKRSQILVSLGLPADHDGLAQLASHSSVGDQLLAQSKELNQLLAQCQEANLLNGQSIQLQQATTANQLRILHGGEPPALYNAQGSTSRLVKPSTRSQA; this comes from the coding sequence ATGCATCACGACGAAAATCTGCTTCAACTGATCATTGATGATCTCGCCCCGACCCAACAGCTGCTCGAGCTGCTCAGGGAAGAATCCCTGGCCCTCTATGGCCGGGACATGCCCCTGCTGGAAGAAATTCTGGCGCGCAAGCAGTCGCTGATTGTCCTGCTGGAACAGCACGGCAAAAAACGCAGCCAGATCCTCGTCAGCCTGGGCCTGCCCGCCGACCATGACGGATTGGCACAGCTGGCCAGCCATTCCTCGGTCGGCGATCAATTACTGGCCCAGAGCAAAGAACTCAATCAATTGCTCGCCCAGTGCCAGGAAGCCAACCTGCTCAACGGTCAGTCGATCCAGCTTCAGCAAGCTACGACCGCCAACCAGTTGCGTATACTTCACGGCGGAGAGCCTCCGGCGCTTTACAACGCTCAGGGCTCCACCTCACGCCTGGTCAAGCCAAGCACCCGCAGCCAAGCCTGA
- a CDS encoding flagellar brake protein — MFNALNAEDAPQPPKVLTTPLEIASTLRMLQDSHDPLIITFHERSQRFQSYLVDVNRDSGTLALDEMIPRDGERHLENGEPFRIEGFHDGVRVAWESNGGMSISEKDGHRIYTGSLPDEVVYHQRRNAFRAALKLAQLVNIELGGEKLKAPISGKLLDISATGCKLRFEGDISERLQLGQVYDRFIAALPFGSMTTSVELRYLHFEEKINTTFAGVRFHNMSGLVQRQVERFVYQLQREARRFDKDDDF; from the coding sequence GTGTTCAACGCCCTTAATGCGGAAGATGCCCCGCAGCCACCCAAGGTCCTCACCACCCCTCTGGAAATCGCCAGCACCTTGCGGATGCTGCAAGACAGCCATGACCCGCTGATCATTACCTTCCACGAACGTAGCCAGCGCTTCCAGAGCTACCTGGTGGACGTCAACCGGGACAGCGGCACCCTGGCCCTGGACGAAATGATCCCCCGCGACGGCGAACGCCACCTCGAAAATGGCGAACCCTTCCGCATCGAAGGCTTCCATGACGGCGTGCGCGTTGCCTGGGAAAGCAACGGCGGCATGAGCATCAGCGAAAAGGACGGCCACCGTATCTACACCGGCAGCCTGCCCGACGAAGTGGTTTACCACCAGCGCCGCAACGCCTTTCGCGCCGCCTTGAAGCTGGCCCAATTGGTCAATATCGAGCTGGGTGGCGAGAAGCTCAAGGCGCCCATCAGCGGCAAGCTGCTGGATATTTCCGCTACCGGCTGCAAATTGCGCTTTGAAGGGGACATCTCCGAGCGCCTGCAACTGGGCCAGGTGTATGACCGCTTCATCGCCGCCCTGCCCTTTGGCAGCATGACCACCTCGGTCGAGTTGCGTTACCTGCACTTCGAAGAGAAGATCAACACCACGTTTGCCGGCGTGCGCTTCCACAATATGAGTGGCTTGGTGCAGCGCCAGGTCGAACGCTTTGTGTACCAACTGCAACGCGAAGCGCGGCGCTTCGACAAAGACGACGATTTTTAA
- a CDS encoding MFS transporter produces the protein MRQIWKSFRALYFASLMMLIGSGLLSTYLALRLAADHVDSLWVGALMAANYFGLVLGGKIGHRLIARVGHIRAYATCAGIVGAAVLGHGLIDWLPAWIVLRMIVGLGMMCQYMVIESWLNEQADAKQRGVVFSGYMIASYLGLVLGQLILVMHPQLGLELLMLVALCFALCLVPVAMTRRIHPAPLHPAPMEPRFFIKRVPQSLSTVLGAGVIVGSFYGLAPLYASQQGLTTEQVGLFMGSCIFAGLLVQWPLGWLSDRYDRALLIRCFALCLAVAALPLAIMTQVPLEVLFVAGFLCSLVQFCLYPLAVAFSNDHVEGDRRVSLTAMLLVTYGVGASVGPLLAGVVMKMFGSHMLYAFFSLCALILVWRIRPKAVTNLHQVDDAPLHHVAMPDSMSSSPLVAALDPRVDEQVVQDQMQTAVPEPEADPTPPVDEPPFEGPPEPLGPDDHPHDLSRARP, from the coding sequence ATGCGCCAGATCTGGAAATCTTTTCGAGCCCTTTATTTCGCCTCCTTGATGATGCTGATCGGCTCCGGCCTGCTCAGTACTTACCTGGCCTTGCGCCTGGCGGCCGACCATGTCGACAGCCTGTGGGTGGGTGCGCTGATGGCGGCCAACTATTTTGGCCTGGTACTGGGTGGCAAGATCGGGCACCGCCTGATCGCCCGGGTCGGGCATATTCGGGCCTATGCAACCTGTGCCGGCATTGTCGGTGCGGCCGTGCTGGGCCATGGCCTGATCGACTGGCTGCCGGCCTGGATCGTGCTGCGGATGATCGTGGGCCTGGGGATGATGTGCCAGTACATGGTCATCGAGAGCTGGCTCAATGAGCAGGCGGACGCCAAGCAGCGCGGCGTGGTATTCAGCGGCTATATGATCGCGTCTTACCTGGGCTTGGTCCTCGGCCAATTGATTCTGGTCATGCACCCTCAGCTCGGCCTGGAATTGCTGATGCTGGTCGCGCTGTGCTTTGCGCTGTGCCTGGTGCCGGTGGCCATGACTCGCCGTATTCACCCGGCTCCCCTGCACCCTGCGCCGATGGAGCCACGCTTCTTTATCAAGCGCGTACCGCAGTCGTTGAGTACGGTACTTGGGGCGGGTGTGATCGTGGGCTCTTTCTACGGCTTGGCGCCGCTCTATGCCTCCCAGCAAGGCCTGACCACCGAGCAGGTGGGTCTGTTCATGGGTAGCTGCATTTTCGCCGGCCTGTTGGTGCAGTGGCCGTTGGGCTGGTTGTCGGACCGTTATGACCGTGCGCTGCTGATCCGTTGTTTTGCCCTGTGCCTGGCGGTGGCTGCTTTACCGTTGGCGATAATGACCCAGGTGCCGCTTGAAGTGTTGTTCGTGGCGGGCTTCCTGTGTTCGCTGGTGCAATTCTGCCTGTATCCACTGGCGGTGGCGTTCTCCAACGACCATGTAGAAGGTGACCGCCGCGTGTCGCTAACGGCGATGCTGCTGGTGACCTATGGCGTCGGCGCGAGTGTCGGGCCGTTGCTGGCAGGTGTGGTGATGAAGATGTTCGGCAGCCACATGCTGTATGCGTTTTTCAGCCTGTGCGCGTTGATCCTGGTGTGGCGTATCCGGCCGAAAGCCGTGACCAACCTGCATCAGGTGGACGATGCACCGCTGCATCACGTCGCGATGCCCGACAGCATGTCCAGCTCGCCGCTGGTGGCCGCATTGGACCCGCGTGTGGATGAGCAGGTGGTGCAGGACCAGATGCAAACCGCCGTCCCGGAGCCGGAAGCGGACCCGACTCCGCCCGTGGATGAGCCGCCCTTTGAGGGGCCGCCTGAACCCCTGGGGCCGGACGACCACCCTCATGACCTGAGCAGGGCGCGCCCCTGA
- a CDS encoding site-specific integrase has translation MKEKLTAKLLGSLQVTGNEYEVHDTTVGGLFVRVTAAGAKSYVVSWARGRKKTLGRVGILTLDQARTEATQYLAEARAHGEPLAVTQGRRGATLPSLRDFIDDTYMPWFKAHHKGHEKTQHTLSNNFDPIMAQRLDAITGRDLELIRTGWMQAGNKPSTVNRKMGSISGVFSRAVEWDYIDEHPLAKLKQLKVDSKGVIRYLAADETKRLRDALDARQDEMRAERESANAWRMDRHREPMPSLLELPFTDHLKPMVLVSLNTGMRRGELFDLRWSAVNFDTKTITVAGATTKTSDTRHIPMNKETIGVLEAWKKQGSKSPYVFPGQGGGRFEDVKSAWLKLLERAQIDEFRWHDMRHDFASRLVMAGVPLNTVRDLLGHADIKMTLRYAHLAPGTKAAAVELI, from the coding sequence TTGAAAGAAAAGCTAACAGCCAAACTGCTGGGATCACTGCAGGTCACTGGCAACGAATACGAAGTTCACGATACCACCGTCGGCGGTCTATTCGTGCGTGTTACTGCCGCGGGTGCAAAGTCTTACGTCGTCTCCTGGGCCCGTGGCCGGAAGAAGACTTTAGGCCGTGTCGGCATTCTCACGCTTGACCAAGCGCGCACTGAGGCCACTCAGTACCTCGCAGAAGCCCGAGCACATGGAGAGCCTCTGGCGGTCACTCAAGGCCGAAGGGGCGCCACCCTGCCCTCCTTGCGCGACTTCATTGATGACACCTATATGCCGTGGTTCAAGGCTCATCACAAAGGCCACGAGAAGACCCAGCACACCCTCAGTAATAACTTCGACCCAATCATGGCCCAGCGCCTGGACGCGATCACCGGACGAGACCTGGAGCTGATCCGCACAGGATGGATGCAGGCCGGCAACAAGCCCTCCACGGTTAACCGGAAAATGGGCTCTATCAGCGGAGTATTCAGCCGGGCGGTCGAGTGGGATTACATCGACGAGCATCCTCTGGCCAAGCTGAAACAGCTCAAAGTCGACTCAAAGGGGGTGATTCGCTACCTGGCTGCTGACGAGACCAAGCGTCTGCGCGATGCCTTGGACGCTCGACAGGATGAAATGAGGGCCGAGCGCGAGAGTGCAAACGCCTGGCGGATGGACCGCCACAGAGAGCCGATGCCAAGTCTCCTGGAATTGCCCTTCACCGATCACCTGAAGCCAATGGTGTTGGTATCGTTGAATACCGGCATGAGGCGTGGAGAGCTATTCGACCTGAGATGGTCAGCGGTGAACTTCGACACGAAGACAATCACAGTCGCCGGAGCCACCACCAAGACAAGCGATACGCGCCACATCCCGATGAACAAGGAGACTATTGGTGTGCTGGAAGCCTGGAAGAAGCAGGGGAGCAAGTCGCCGTATGTCTTCCCAGGTCAGGGCGGCGGTCGCTTTGAGGACGTCAAAAGCGCCTGGCTCAAGTTGCTTGAGCGGGCGCAGATCGACGAATTCCGCTGGCACGATATGCGTCACGACTTTGCGTCACGCCTGGTAATGGCCGGCGTACCGCTCAACACGGTACGGGATCTGCTGGGGCACGCCGATATTAAAATGACGCTGCGCTACGCTCACCTAGCGCCAGGCACAAAGGCCGCGGCCGTGGAGCTCATTTAA
- a CDS encoding helix-turn-helix domain-containing protein, protein MEQARQQMAPLSVSVEESARILGISRSATYELIAQGEIKTFKIGRRRLALASELKAFIERAAKVGAR, encoded by the coding sequence ATGGAACAAGCACGTCAACAAATGGCGCCGCTATCGGTGAGCGTCGAAGAATCTGCCCGAATTCTGGGTATCTCGCGCTCGGCCACCTACGAGCTAATCGCTCAAGGCGAAATCAAGACTTTCAAAATCGGACGCCGGCGCCTGGCGCTGGCGTCCGAGCTGAAGGCTTTCATCGAGCGCGCAGCAAAGGTCGGGGCACGATGA
- a CDS encoding helix-turn-helix domain-containing protein translates to MTRHSSTEQDRKMMEALRHGPVSTIEAAKDLDIVQPPNTIRRLRKKGHEIRTYWTHQSTEPGRPPHRVAKYILMREAS, encoded by the coding sequence ATGACACGTCATTCTTCAACTGAGCAAGACCGCAAGATGATGGAGGCCCTGCGACACGGGCCGGTATCAACCATCGAGGCCGCCAAGGACCTGGATATCGTCCAGCCACCGAACACCATCCGACGCCTCAGGAAAAAGGGGCACGAAATCCGCACCTATTGGACGCACCAGTCTACTGAGCCGGGCCGCCCACCTCACCGCGTCGCCAAGTACATCCTCATGCGCGAAGCGTCGTAA